In the Phenylobacterium soli genome, TCGGTCGGGGCGAACTAGTTCGGCTTGGCGTCGGCGCTGGGCGCGTCGGGCGCCGCCGCCGCCGCGGTGGCGGGCGCTTCGGCAGGAGCCTCGGCGGGGGTCTCGTCGCCATTGCCCCGGAACGCCGGGCCCATGAGGACGGCGCGCTTGTGGAGGCTGTCGGCGGTGGCGCTGCAGCGGGACGGCAGGGTCCAGCTCATCCATTCCTGGGCGACGCGCGCCTTGGGCGTGCTGGGCGTCACGGTCCAGATGGCGTGGCCCTTCTTCACCGCCTCGGCGCCGACGGTGTTGATCGGCCGGGCGCTGGCCTTCTCGGCGGCGGTGAGGGCGACCTGGAAGCGCTTGAGGTCGGCCTTCGCCTGCTTCTGCTGGTCGGCGTAGACCTTGAGGTCGTCGGCGAGCTTGGTCCCGGGCTTGCGGAACTCGGATTCGATGCGCGTGACCTCGGGCATCACCTCGTCGTGCAGGTCGACGTAGCCGCGCAGGGCGCCGTAACACCAGGCCACCAGCTCGTAGTCGCCGCGCGGGGCGCCGGCTGGCCAGGGGGCGTCCACAGAGTCCGCGGCGGGCGCCGGCGCGGGTTGCGCGGCGTCGGCCGCGGCGGGCGTGTCGGCGAGCAGCAGGGCAAGCGCGAAGGCGAGGGCGGGCATCAAGGCTCCTTGAGCTGGTTTCACTGGCTTGGCGTCGCCCCCGGACCGAACCCGCCGCCCCCAGGGGTTTCGATCTCGATGACGTCGCCGGCCGCCACCCGGACGGAGAAGCAGCCTGCAAGTTGTGTAGCCGCGCCGTTCGCGGCGATCAAACGCTGAGCGCCCGGCGCGCCCGGCCCGCCGCCGGCGAGGCCCTGCGGCGCGTGCTCGCGGCGCGAGGAGAGCAGGGCCGCATCCATCGGGGCGAGGAAGCGGACGCGGCGGACCACGCCGTCGCCGCCGGCCCTTGCGCCCGCGCCGCCGGAGCCGGGGCGCACGCCGAAGGCCTCGATTCGCACCGGGAAGCGCCGCTCGAGGATCTCGGGGTCGGTGAGGCGCGAGTTGGTCATGTGGCTGTGGACGGCGCTGGCCCCACCCTCGCTCGCCGTCGCGCCGACCCCGCCGCAGATGGTCTCGTAGTACTGCCGGTCCTCGTCGCCGAAGGTGAAGTTGTTCATCGAACCCTGGCTGTTGGCCATGACGCCGAGGGCCGCGTAGAGGGCGTCCACGACGTGCTGGCTGGTCTCGACGTTGCCGGCGACCACGGCGGCGGGCGGGCGCGGCGCCAGCATCGAGCCCTCGCGGGTGAGGATCTTCAGCGGCTTGAGGCAGCCGGCGTTCAGCGGGATGTCGTCGTCCACCAGGGTGCGGAAGACGTAGAGCGCCGCGGCGTCGACGATGGCCGAGGGGGCGTTGAAGTTGGAGCCGAGCTGGTCGGCCGAGGCGGTGAAGTCGAGGACCGCCTCGCCGCGGAGGGCGTCGACGGTGGTGCGCACGACGATCTCGCCGCCGCCGTCCATGGGCACGCGGGCCTCGCCGTCGGAGAGCCGGCCGAGGGCGCGGCGGACCGCATTGGCGGCGTTCTCCTGGACGAAGGTCATGTAGCGGGCGACGGCCTCGGCGCCGAAGGCCTCGATCATCGCCGCGACCGCCGCGCCGCCCGCCTGGCAAGCGGCGATCTGGGCCTTGAGGTCGGCGAGGTTGCGCGCCGGGGCGCGGGCCGGATAGCGGCCGGCGGCCAGGGCCGCGCGGGTCTCGGCCTCGAGGAAGCGCCCGGCCCGCATGATCGGCAGGGCGTCGAGCAACACCCCCTCCTCCTCGATGGTCTTGGAGAAGGGCGGCATGGAGCCAGGCTGGACGCCGCCGACGTCGGCGTGATGACCGCGGGCGGCAACGTAGAAGGCCGGTTCGGCTGCGTCAGCCGCCATGAACACCGGCATGACGACGGTGATGTCGGGCAGGTGAGTGCCGCCGGCGTAGGGGTTGTTGAGGGCGAAGGCGTCGCCGGACTTGAGGGTCGGGTGGCGGTCGCGCACGGCGCGGACCGAGGCGCCCATGGAGCCGAGGTGCACCGGCATGTGCGGGGCGTTGGCCACGAGGCCGCCGTCGGCGTCGAACAGGGCGCAGGAGAAGTCGAGCCGCTCCTTGATGTTCACCGAGTGGGCGGTCCGCTCGAGCGCCGCGCCCATGGCCTCTGCGACGCCCATGAAGCGGCGGTTGAAGAGCTCCAGGGTGACCGGGTCTGGCTTGTCGAGGGCGATGGCGGCCTGGGCGGCCGCGCCCGTGCGGGTCAGGCGGATCAGGCCATCGCCCTCGGCCGCCGCGCGCCAGCCGGGCAGCAGGGCGATCTGGGTGTCGGGCCGGACGATGAGGGCCGGTCCCTCGGTGGTGGTCAGGGTCTCGGCGGAGATCACGGGGGCGGTGCGCCACTGGCCGCCAGCGTAGAGCCGGGTCGTGTCGCCAGCTGCGGCGGCCGAAGGTCCGCCCGGAAGGCCCGCGGCCGACAGGTTGGAGGGCGCCAAGGCCTCGACCTCGACGGCGGCGATAAGGATCTGCCGGTCCCGCTCGATGAAGCCGAACAGGCGCTGGTGGGCCTCTTCGAAGGCGAGCTTCGCGGGCGTGAGGGCCGAGGCGGGGACCGGCAGCTCGGCGTCGGCCCCGTCGTAGCGCAGGCGAAGGGTGCGGCGGACTTCGCCCGCTGTGGCGCCCTGTTCGGCGAGGGCGGCGCGGGCCTCGGCCTCGACGGCGGCGAGCTGGGCCTCGGCGCGGACGAGGCCTCCTTCATCGAGGGGAGCCTCGAGGCCCGCCTGGCGCAGGGCGCTGACCTCGGCCTGGCCGATGCCCCAGGCGGAGAGGACGCTGCCGTAGCGCGGGCAGAGGACCTCGGCCACGCCGAGCGCCTCGGCGGTCTGGCAGGCCACCTGGCCGGCGGCGCCGCCGAAGGCGACGAGGGCGTGCTGGCGCGGGTCGAAGCCGCGCTCGGTGGAGATGCGGCGCACGGCCTGGGCCATCTGCTCGACGGCGACGGCGAGGAAGCCTTCAGCGGCGGTCTCGACGTCCGGCGCGGCCATGGCTTGCGCCAGCTCGGAGAGACGGGCGCGGGCGGCGGCGGGATCGAGGGGCGCGTCGCCCCGCGGGCCGAAGATCTCGGGGAAGAAGCGCGGGTCGAGGCGGCCGAGGACGAGGTTGGCGTCGGTGACGGCGGCGGGTCCGCCGCGGCCGTAGCAGGCCGGGCCCGGATCGGCGCCGGCGCTCATCGGGCCGGCGCGGGCGCGGTCGCCGTCGAAGGTGAGGATCGAGCCGCCGCCGGCGGCCACGGTCTCGACGTCGAGCATGGGGGCGCGCAGCTTCACCCCGGCGACGCGGGCCTGGTCGCGGCGCTCGAGCTGGCCGGCGTAGCGGCAGACGTCGGTGGAGGTGCCGCCCATGTCGAAGCCGAGCGCGGCCGGGGCCCTGGCCTGGACGGCGGTGCGGGCGACGCCGACCACGCCGCCGGCGGGCCCGGAGACCACGGCGTCGCGGCCGCGGAAGCTCTCGGCGCGCACCAGGCCGCCGGCCGAGGTCATGAAATAGAGCGGCGCGCCGGCCACCGCGCGGGCCACCCGCTGCACGTAGGCCTGCAGCACCGGCGTGAGATAGGCGTCGGCGACCGTTGTCTCGGCGCGCGGGATGAACCGCGGCAGGGGGGAGACCTCGTGGCTCAGGGCGACGAACTGGAGACCCGCAGCGCGGGCGATCTCGCCCGCCAGGCGCTCGTGGTCGCCGCAGAGGTCGGAATGCAGGAAGGCGATGGCGGCGGAGGTGAAGCCTTGGGCCACCGCGGCGGCGAGGTCGGCCTCCAGGCGCTGGCGGTCGAGCGCGGTGACCACCTGGCCGTCGGCGTCGAGGCGCTCGCGGGCCTCGACGACGCCCGCGTACAGCGCGGCGGGGCGATGGACGTGCAGGGCGAAGAGGTCCGGCCGGGCCTGGTCGCCGATGGCCAGGGCGTCGGCGAAGCCTTCGGTGGTGACGAGGAGGGTCTTGGCGCCGTCGCGCTCGAGCAGGGCGTTGGTGGCGACCGTAGTGCCCATCTTGATCGCCTCGACCCGGGCAGCGGGAAAGGGCGCGCCGGGCGCGGCGCCGAGGATGCGGCGCATGGCCTCCACCGCGGCGTCCTCGTAGGCCGGCGAGGCGGAGAGCAGTTTCAGCGAGGTCTCGGCGCCGTCGGAGGCGTGGCCGATCACGTCGGTGAACGTGCCGCCCCTGTCGATCCAGAAACTCCAGCGCCTGTCCAAAACTTAACGTCCCACAGAATTGTGTTCGCCCGCCATCGGGCTTAAGCCTGCCCCTTAGTCAACATGAGCTTCTGGCGCAAAATCGCTGGCCTCGCGGTGAAGAACCTGGACGAGGCCGAATGTCCGGACTGTCCGGCCGGTCTGCCCGGGGAGGATCCTGCCTTCTCGACGGCGGTGACGGCGCTTGGGGCCAAGCTCGCCAAGGCCGACGGCAAGGCCCAGGCCAGCGAATACGATGCTTTCTCCGAAGTGTTCCAGCCCGACCCGGGCTCGGAGGGCAATGTCCGGCGCCTCTACCAGCTCGCCCGGCAGACGACCCGCGGGTTCGAGAGCTATGCCCGACGGCTGGCCAAGCGCTACCGCCATTGCCCGCAGCTCCTGGAGGACGTGCTCGACGGCCTGTTTTACATCGCCGGCGCCGACGGGGCGGTGACCCACGAGGAGCTGACGTACCTGGAGCGGGTGGGCGAGCTGTTCGGCTTCTCGCCGCTGGTGTTCCGCCGGCTGAAGGCGACGCACCTCGGGGCCGACAACGACGATCCCTAC is a window encoding:
- a CDS encoding hydantoinase B/oxoprolinase family protein, which gives rise to MDRRWSFWIDRGGTFTDVIGHASDGAETSLKLLSASPAYEDAAVEAMRRILGAAPGAPFPAARVEAIKMGTTVATNALLERDGAKTLLVTTEGFADALAIGDQARPDLFALHVHRPAALYAGVVEARERLDADGQVVTALDRQRLEADLAAAVAQGFTSAAIAFLHSDLCGDHERLAGEIARAAGLQFVALSHEVSPLPRFIPRAETTVADAYLTPVLQAYVQRVARAVAGAPLYFMTSAGGLVRAESFRGRDAVVSGPAGGVVGVARTAVQARAPAALGFDMGGTSTDVCRYAGQLERRDQARVAGVKLRAPMLDVETVAAGGGSILTFDGDRARAGPMSAGADPGPACYGRGGPAAVTDANLVLGRLDPRFFPEIFGPRGDAPLDPAAARARLSELAQAMAAPDVETAAEGFLAVAVEQMAQAVRRISTERGFDPRQHALVAFGGAAGQVACQTAEALGVAEVLCPRYGSVLSAWGIGQAEVSALRQAGLEAPLDEGGLVRAEAQLAAVEAEARAALAEQGATAGEVRRTLRLRYDGADAELPVPASALTPAKLAFEEAHQRLFGFIERDRQILIAAVEVEALAPSNLSAAGLPGGPSAAAAGDTTRLYAGGQWRTAPVISAETLTTTEGPALIVRPDTQIALLPGWRAAAEGDGLIRLTRTGAAAQAAIALDKPDPVTLELFNRRFMGVAEAMGAALERTAHSVNIKERLDFSCALFDADGGLVANAPHMPVHLGSMGASVRAVRDRHPTLKSGDAFALNNPYAGGTHLPDITVVMPVFMAADAAEPAFYVAARGHHADVGGVQPGSMPPFSKTIEEEGVLLDALPIMRAGRFLEAETRAALAAGRYPARAPARNLADLKAQIAACQAGGAAVAAMIEAFGAEAVARYMTFVQENAANAVRRALGRLSDGEARVPMDGGGEIVVRTTVDALRGEAVLDFTASADQLGSNFNAPSAIVDAAALYVFRTLVDDDIPLNAGCLKPLKILTREGSMLAPRPPAAVVAGNVETSQHVVDALYAALGVMANSQGSMNNFTFGDEDRQYYETICGGVGATASEGGASAVHSHMTNSRLTDPEILERRFPVRIEAFGVRPGSGGAGARAGGDGVVRRVRFLAPMDAALLSSRREHAPQGLAGGGPGAPGAQRLIAANGAATQLAGCFSVRVAAGDVIEIETPGGGGFGPGATPSQ
- a CDS encoding molecular chaperone DjiA translates to MSFWRKIAGLAVKNLDEAECPDCPAGLPGEDPAFSTAVTALGAKLAKADGKAQASEYDAFSEVFQPDPGSEGNVRRLYQLARQTTRGFESYARRLAKRYRHCPQLLEDVLDGLFYIAGADGAVTHEELTYLERVGELFGFSPLVFRRLKATHLGADNDDPYTVLGVRHDATDEQLRAAWKAQLAEAHPDRARARGLPTEFIEVAEAKAAAINAAFDAAMRERRAMALAGAA